A portion of the Stigmatella aurantiaca DW4/3-1 genome contains these proteins:
- the tnpC gene encoding IS66 family transposase, with protein sequence MSRPTTVQEQGAGPEPRPEPPGEASDMEAVRAYMRQLLEEGRGEEAIELLLGLLGRLREEHSSTAMRLKEALRQLYGRRSEKTPASSLQLLLSLLTQPPPGPPEADSGAQAPAAAPAAPPEQAPKKPPRRVLARGAKALPAHLERREVQVEPSAEECTCPECGQPRKSIGQEVSQRLELEPARFYVRVEKRPKLACARCKEGVVAAPAGETPLPGALPGPGLLAQLLVGKYRDGLPVHRQQAIFDKRYGVKLPPSTLGDWVAGASDLLVPLVALLKRRTLSDFLLHTDDTGVRVLDKEDARGVKRGHLWPYIGQGGNLFVEYTPDWSSQGPQAVLANFQGYLVVDGYKGYQALFGHASPRTEVGCWMHARRGFERAHLAGDARGSTVLALVQKLYAVERQATQASLSCQARLALRLEKSAPVCLELFGLLTDWAPHVPPKTPLGKAIAYALHRSVPLGRFLEDGRVPLDNGEAERLIKLIVLGRKNWLFLGSDAAGHRAAAVYSLVLSCYRLEMDPWAYFRDVLPKLGDTLFPASRIAELLPEAWAQQPAQQR encoded by the coding sequence ATGAGCAGGCCCACAACAGTCCAGGAGCAGGGGGCCGGGCCGGAGCCGAGACCGGAGCCCCCCGGCGAAGCCAGTGACATGGAGGCGGTGCGTGCGTACATGCGGCAGTTGCTGGAGGAGGGCCGAGGTGAGGAGGCCATCGAGTTGTTGCTGGGCCTTTTAGGAAGGCTGCGCGAGGAGCATTCCAGCACGGCGATGAGGCTGAAGGAGGCGTTGAGGCAACTGTACGGGCGCAGGAGTGAGAAGACCCCCGCCAGTTCCCTGCAACTGCTGCTGTCACTGCTCACCCAGCCGCCGCCTGGCCCGCCCGAGGCCGACAGCGGAGCGCAAGCGCCTGCGGCGGCCCCAGCCGCCCCGCCGGAGCAGGCGCCGAAGAAGCCGCCCCGGCGTGTCCTGGCGCGCGGCGCCAAGGCGCTGCCGGCCCACCTGGAGCGGCGCGAGGTGCAGGTGGAGCCTTCTGCCGAAGAGTGTACGTGTCCTGAATGCGGTCAGCCCAGGAAGAGCATTGGCCAGGAAGTCAGCCAGCGGTTGGAATTGGAGCCCGCGCGCTTCTATGTGCGAGTGGAGAAGCGGCCCAAGCTGGCGTGTGCTCGCTGTAAGGAGGGTGTGGTGGCCGCCCCCGCGGGCGAGACGCCGCTGCCAGGAGCGTTGCCGGGCCCCGGCCTGCTGGCGCAGCTGTTGGTAGGCAAGTACCGAGACGGCCTACCGGTGCACCGCCAGCAGGCCATTTTCGATAAACGGTATGGGGTGAAGCTGCCGCCTTCCACCCTGGGCGACTGGGTGGCCGGTGCCAGCGACTTGCTGGTGCCCCTGGTGGCGCTGCTCAAGCGCCGAACGCTCAGTGACTTCCTGCTGCATACTGATGACACCGGGGTGCGAGTGCTGGACAAGGAGGACGCGCGTGGCGTCAAGCGCGGCCACCTCTGGCCTTACATCGGCCAGGGCGGCAATCTCTTCGTCGAGTACACACCGGATTGGAGTAGCCAGGGGCCCCAGGCGGTGCTGGCCAACTTCCAGGGCTATCTCGTGGTGGACGGCTACAAAGGCTACCAGGCGCTCTTCGGCCACGCTTCGCCTCGCACCGAGGTGGGATGTTGGATGCACGCCCGGCGTGGCTTCGAGCGTGCTCACCTGGCAGGTGACGCGCGTGGCAGCACAGTGCTGGCCCTCGTGCAGAAACTGTATGCCGTGGAACGCCAAGCCACCCAAGCCAGTCTGTCCTGCCAAGCCCGGCTGGCGCTGCGCTTGGAGAAGAGCGCTCCGGTCTGTCTCGAACTCTTCGGTTTGCTGACGGATTGGGCTCCTCACGTGCCCCCGAAAACGCCGCTGGGTAAGGCCATTGCCTATGCGCTCCACCGCTCTGTCCCCTTGGGCCGCTTCCTCGAGGATGGACGCGTGCCTCTGGACAATGGAGAGGCCGAACGGCTCATCAAGCTGATTGTCCTCGGCAGGAAGAACTGGCTCTTCCTGGGCAGCGACGCCGCAGGCCACCGCGCGGCGGCTGTCTATTCCCTGGTCCTCAGCTGCTATCGGCTGGAGATGGACCCCTGGGCTTACTTTCGCGACGTGTTGCCCAAACTCGGTGACACCCTCTTCCCCGCCTCTCGCATCGCGGAGCTCCTCCCCGAGGCGTGGGCACAGCAACCAGCTCAGCAGCGATAG
- a CDS encoding GAF domain-containing sensor histidine kinase, with product MKFLGDLDEASLARTQRCNRRLVEPSRLQAIRDTGLMDTPQEEAFDRLARLAAQLLDVPLTIMSLVDADRQFFKADFGLPSPFRETRQLPIDASLCRYTLEGEPIISSNAPADPFLKFHPSTGPWGIVALIVLPLINPDGHVLGTFCCIQPKVREWTSRDLTVMRELTASIMTEINLRNQIQKLKTEQNLRDTFVAALTHDLRTPLTAAKMSVQVLGRRHADLPSVQSSVARVSGSLDRAERMIQNLLDASRIQAGQRVALEMGECDFHAVIAQTLDELAAVYPERFVLKAEGMFTMRADPLGLRRIVENLASNAAKYGAPGTPIEVLLERSEHQVVLQVRNQGTPIAADELQTIFEPFHRTRSATESAEKGWGLGLPLVRGLVEAHGGTATVTSSAEEGTCFTVALPLEATSHQRLSA from the coding sequence ATGAAATTTCTGGGTGACTTGGACGAGGCCTCGCTGGCGCGGACGCAACGGTGCAACCGTCGCCTCGTGGAACCGAGCCGGCTGCAGGCCATCCGGGACACCGGGCTGATGGACACGCCCCAGGAGGAGGCCTTTGATCGCCTCGCCCGCTTGGCAGCGCAGCTCCTCGACGTCCCTCTGACCATCATGTCCCTGGTGGACGCGGACCGTCAGTTCTTCAAGGCGGACTTCGGCCTGCCCTCGCCCTTCCGGGAGACACGGCAGTTACCGATTGACGCCTCGCTGTGCCGCTACACGCTCGAGGGGGAGCCCATCATCTCCTCGAACGCGCCCGCCGACCCGTTCCTGAAGTTCCATCCCTCGACCGGACCCTGGGGAATCGTCGCTCTCATCGTGCTCCCGTTGATCAACCCGGATGGGCACGTGCTGGGGACCTTCTGCTGCATCCAGCCCAAGGTGCGCGAATGGACCTCGCGGGACCTCACGGTGATGCGGGAGCTGACGGCCTCCATCATGACGGAGATCAACCTTCGCAATCAGATACAGAAACTGAAGACCGAGCAGAACCTTCGGGACACGTTCGTCGCGGCGCTCACCCATGACCTTCGCACGCCCCTGACGGCGGCGAAGATGAGCGTGCAAGTGCTGGGGAGGCGCCATGCGGACCTGCCGAGCGTCCAGTCTTCCGTGGCCCGGGTGAGCGGGAGCCTGGACCGCGCGGAGCGCATGATTCAAAACCTGCTGGACGCAAGCCGCATCCAGGCCGGGCAGCGGGTGGCGCTGGAGATGGGGGAATGCGACTTCCACGCGGTCATCGCCCAAACCCTGGACGAACTCGCGGCGGTCTATCCGGAGCGTTTCGTGCTGAAGGCGGAGGGCATGTTCACGATGAGGGCGGATCCGCTCGGGCTGCGCCGCATCGTGGAGAACCTGGCCTCCAACGCGGCGAAGTACGGCGCGCCGGGCACCCCGATTGAAGTCCTGCTCGAACGGAGCGAGCACCAGGTGGTGCTCCAGGTTCGCAACCAGGGCACCCCGATTGCCGCGGACGAATTGCAGACCATCTTCGAGCCGTTTCATCGCACGAGGTCCGCGACGGAGAGCGCCGAGAAGGGCTGGGGACTGGGTCTACCCCTGGTGAGGGGCCTCGTCGAAGCGCACGGAGGCACGGCCACCGTAACGAGTTCCGCCGAGGAGGGAACCTGCTTCACCGTCGCCCTTCCTCTTGAGGCGACTTCGCACCAGCGGCTCTCTGCCTGA